The stretch of DNA AAAACTTTATTATGATGGTGCGAACTTGAATGCAGTATTAGGAAAAGCTCGTCCTGGAGATATGGGATTTGATGTTGTGCATTTGAATTTACATAAGACATTCACAGGTCCACATGGTGGAGGAGGTCCAGGTTCTGGACCAGTAGGTGTGAAGAGTGATTTGATCGCATATCTACCAAAACCTGTTCTTATAAAAGATGGAGATATGTATCGCTTTGATAGTAACCGTCCACATTCTATTGGGCGTGTGAAGCCATACTTTGGAAACTTCGGTATTAATGTACGTGCCTATACGTACATTCGAACGATGGGACCAGATGGTTTGAAGAAGGTTTCTGAGTATGCTGTTCTCAATGCTAACTATATGATGAGAAGGCTTGCCGAATATTATGATCTACCATTCGATCGACATTGTAAACATGAATTCGTCATTTCGGGGAGACGTCAGAAAAAGTTGGGTGTGCGCACACTCGATATTGCAAAACGTTTATTAGATTTTGGTTTTCATCCACCTACAATTTACTTCCCACTTAATGTTGAGGAATGTATGATGATTGAACCGACTGAAACTGAAGCGAAGGAAACGTTAGATGAATTTATTGATGTAATGATTCAAATTGCTAAGGAAGTTGAAGAAACACCTGAAGTTGTGCAAGAAGCACCTCATACAACAGTAATTAGTCGTCTAGATGAGGTAACTGCTGCAAGAAAACCTATTTTACGTTATGAGAGAAAGTAAGTGAGATAAGTACAAATGTGCGTATCATGGATGTATTTACATGAAAGCGTCTACGATACATATGCCCATTGGAGGACTTCGATAAGTGAGTGAAATTTTACAAACCATTATTAGGGAAGTTCTATCCTATTTAATGGTTTGTATTTTAATTTGTAAGTAATGCTAACCTTATATATGTAAACAAAAAAGAGAAGTCGTGTAGAACGTCTTCTCTAGTTCTTTTTCTTAATTCGACCGCCCCATTTTCTGAAGCCACCCTGTAATTGATTTATATCTTTACAACCTAATTTGTGTAATGTGCTTGCTGCACGAGCACAGCGAAAGCTGTTTTGACAATAAATATAAACGGGCTTGTCTGTTCGGATTTCCTGCTTACGTGTACGCATTTGTGTAAGCGGAATGTTGCGTGCACCAAGAATATGCCCTCTGTCAAATTCATCTGGTTCACGAACATCAATTAACTGTGCCTTACGATATCCTTCTTTAAATTCTTCTTCTGTCAACGTTTTCAAGTATCGACGCTGAATTAGCTGTGTGATTACAATGTATATAGCAATTGCACCGAGCGCAATAAGTAATGTATAAACTATATTCACTATAATTCTCCTTTCTTCTTAAGAACAAAGTGTAATACTCCATTTATCATTATATAAACGTTTCAGAAAAGAATCAAAGGAAAAATAAAAACATTTGTTTTACGTACGTATTCAATATGACAACTTTTTAAAATTTTTCTTAATTATATTTCTTTTAATGATTACGCATTTCTTTTGACATTTCTTCTTCATTTGATAGACTAATTATGGATTTCAACTATGTTCGACAGAAAGAAGGGTGTTAAGTGGCGAAAGAGACATGGCGTTTTATTGATTCAGGGAATTGTACTCCATCATATAATATGGCGTTAGATGAAGCTTTGTTAAATTGGCATAGTGAGGGTAAGATTCCACCTACAATTCGTTTTTATGGATGGAATCCCCCAACGTTATCGGTTGGATACTTTCAACAAGTGAAACGTGAAATAAACATGGAAGCAGTAGAAAGATATGGTTTAGGTTTCGTGCGTCGTCCAACTGGTGGTCGTGGTGTATTGCATGATAAAGAGCTAACATATAGTGTAATTGTATCTGAGGATCATCCAGAGATGCCGAAGACAGTTGTAGAAGCTTATAGAGTCATTTCTGAAGGGATTCTTGAAGGATTTAAGGGGTTAGGTCTTGATGCTTATTTTGCAATCCCTCGTACAGACGAGGAGCGTCAGAGTTTGAAGAATCCTCGCTCAAGTGTCTGCTTTGATGCCCCATCTTGGTATGAGTTAGTTGTAGAAGGACGTAAAGTTGCAGGTAGTGCACAAACGAGGCAAAAAGGCGTTATTTTACAGCACGGATCAATTTTACTAGATATTGATGAGGATATGTTATTTGATTTATTTAAATACAAAAATGAACGTTTACGAGAACGTATGCAAAAAATGTTTAGTCAAAAAGCAGTTGCCATTAATGAGTTAACAAAACAGCCTGTTACTATAGATGAGGCGAGCAAAGCGTTTAAAATAGGTTTTGAAAAAGGATTGAACATTGAATTAGAACCATATGAACTATCAGAGAGTGAAAAAGAATATGTACATCAAATAGCTAAAGAACGATATGAGAATGATGAATGGAATTTTCGTCGGTAAACGAATAGGTCTATTGTCCTCTATTCAATGAGCTTTAAAGAAGGTATAACTATATATTGTGTGAGTGAAAAACTTGGCGATTCGCCAAGTTTTCTACTGTTTGTCCCTCGCTAGAATAATCAACAAAAAATTGCAAATGAGGAAAAACCATGAAAATCATAAAAATCCCTCATGTTTCGTCCATTTTCTCACAACATCTTCGATTTTTGATATATATTACGTTTGACAAGACCATATACATGTAGAGTAAAATCAACATATAGTATTTATTCTTCGTATGAACACACTATATGTTGTTTAAGATAGTTGTTTTAAATAAGTAATAGGTAGGATTCAAAGTGAATAACGCTTTGGTACCGATGGGAGATGAGATGATGGTGACAGTTAATGCTGATAAACAATTATCAGTCAATGTCGAAAAGCTGAATTCAGAGATACGTTTATTTCCGCAAGTGCACCCAATCACCGAAGATATGGAAATCACACATAAAGGTGTATCACGACTTGTAATGCTAGACCGATATGCATTCAAGGATACGGAAAAGATTACTCTTTCAGAAGGAGATTTTGTCGTATTAACGATAAAAGCAGACCCGAAGTTCCCTGCACGAGGGCTTGGTTACATTCAACAAGTTGATTTGGAAAAAAAGCAGGCAACTGTTAAGGTCGAGAGTGATTATATTGGTGCATTGGATAATCCGGAAGAGGCGCAGACAGGCATCATCGTTCGTTCACTCGATGTAATTGATAAACCATTAGAAATATACTATGAACAAATTGCAATGCGAAATGCGACTGGTCTTGCATCTGTTGAAAAAACAGAGGACAAGCGTAAAGAATGGTTTAAGAAGTTCTATAAAGAATTAGTATCACTTAACTTCGTTCCAGCAGGACGTGTACTGTACGGTGCAGGTTCAAATACAGATGTAACATATTTTAATTGTTATGTAATGCCATTTGTGCAAGATTCACGTGAAGGTATTTCAGAACATCGCAAACAGGTAATGGAGATTATGTCTCGTGGTGGTGGTGTAGGGACAAATGGTTCAACTCTTCGTCCTCGAAATGCACTTGCACGTGGTGTCAATGGTAAATCATCAGGTTCCGTTTCTTGGCTTGATGATATTGCGAAGTTGACTCACCTTGTAGAGCAAGGTGGATCAAGACGTGGAGCACAGATGATTATGCTTTCAGTAACACACCCTGATGTTGTTGAATTCATAATTTCAAAAATGCAAAATCCACGCATTTTACGTTTCTTAATCGAAACAACGCAAGACGAGCATATTAATAGGCTTGCAAAAGAAAAATTAAATTTCAAGCCACTTAGTGAAACAGAAAGAGATATGTATCAAGGTATCGTGAATTATAAAAAAATTGCTGGTCAAGGTGGATTCACGGCACAGGTGATTAAAGAAGCTGAAGAGAAATTAGAGACAGGTGGTACATATAGTGTCCATAATCCTGATTTCCTCACAGGTGCTAATATCTCTGTTTGCTTAACAAAAGAATTCATGGATGCAGTAGAAAATGACGATGTTTTTGAACTAAAATTCCCTGATGTTGAGAATTACAATGAGCAAGAAATGAAAGAATACAATGAGAAATGGCATTCAATTGGTGATGTGCGTGAGTGGGAACGTATGGGTTACAAAGTGCGCACATATCGTGCAATTAAAGCGAAAGAGCTTTGGAATCTAATTAATATTTGTGCGACATATTCAGCCGAACCAGGTATTTTCTTTATTGATAATGCGAATGAGATGACCAACGCAACAGCGTATGGTCAAAAGGTAGTGGCAACAAATCCGTGTGGAGAACAACCACTAGCACCATATTCAGTCTGCAACCTTGCGGCTGTGAACTTAGCAGAGATGGCTGATAAAGATAATAAAACGGTAGATTTTGAAAAATTAAGAGAAACTGTTCGTGTTGGTGTACGTATGCAAGATAACGTCATTGATGCAACACCTTATTTCCTTGAAGAGAATAAAAAACAAGCATTAGGAGAGCGTCGCGTTGGTTTAGGTGTAATGGGACTCCACGATTTGCTTATTTATTGTGAAACTGAATATGGTTCAGCAAAAGGAAATGAGCTCATCGATAATATATTTGAAACAATTGCAACAACTGCTTATAGTGAATCAGTTGAACTTGCGAAAGAAAAAGGCAGCTTTCCATATTTAGAAGGCACTACGGCGGAAGAATCAATGAAAATTCGTCATCGTTTCACAGAAACTGGTTTTATGAAACGCATGCCTGAAGATGTTCGTGAAAGCATTATAGAACATGGTATCCGCAATTCACATCTATTAACTGTAGCTCCAACAGGATCGACAGGTACAATGGTAGGAGTATCAACAGGCTTAGAACCTTATTTCTCTTTCTCTTATTACCGTAGTGGTCGACTTGGGAAGTTTATTGAAGTGAAGGCAGATATCTTACAAGAGTATTTAGACAGGCACCCTGAAGTTGATGCCAATGAATTACCAGCATGGTTCATTTCTGCAATGGAATTATCACCTGAAGCACATGCTGATGTCCAGTGTGTTATCCAACGATGGGTTGACTCTTCGATTAGTAAAACTGTAAATGCACCGAAAGGTTACACAGTTGAACAGGTTGAAGGAGTGTACGAGCGTCTTTATCGTGGTGGTGCAAAGGGCGGTACAGTATACGTCGATGGTAGTCGTGATGCACAAGTCTTAACATTAACAAAAGAAGAAAATTCTTTTGATGATAAACAAGAAGAACAGGCAAAGGATACATCACATGTTGTACTTGTTGATACGATCAATGCTCTACGTTCAACAGATGTAACTATAGGATCAGAAGTAGGTAATACTTGTCCAGTTTGTCGACAAGGGACGGTAGAAGAAATTGGTGGATGTAATACATGTACGAACTGTAATGCACAATTAAAATGTGGACTATAACATAGTCGAAAAGGCGGCTTCACATTCAATACTGAATGTGAAGCCGCCTTTAATGTTTTTTATTAAGAATTCATAATATGCCATGATGGAGGTCGTATGTAATCTGTATTTTTCAATGTTATTTAACAATTATGTTCATTCGTTGAAGTTAATTTGCTCTCTTAGAAAAATTATATATACCTATTATGAAACAAAGCATACTCATAGCCCACATAACTCCTGCTAAACCGACTAGAAGTGATATTTCTTCTGAAGCCATTGGACGGTTGTAGTCAAATGAAATAGCTTTTATTAAATAGTAAATGGCTATTGAGAAAAGTAATAAATGCAATAATGTCCATCCGTATGCAAAGGAATTAGTTCTCTTATTAGACCAAATTAATATGGTGGCTAATATAACAAGTCCCATTACTATTGAAAAACCAACGATTAACATCGTTATTACTTCTTGCTCTAATGGCATATGTCCCCTCCAAATTAAACCTCTTATTACTTCAACTTTAACTAACGATTACAAAATTACAATAATTGCCTATTTGATTATAAAACAACTAATTAAAGTAGTCTATGATAAAAATCCAATTAATCCCCTCTTTATTACTACGTACACATATAACTAATCCCTCTTCCATCAATATCAGTCTGTCCGTTAGGGAAGGATAAAAACATTTGGAGATGCAAATAATTTTATTATCTTTCAATTAATATACAGTGAATGTACTCTTTGAAAGGTTCATCAGAGTTAAATGATTAAGTATGTCCTTACGTTTGTTAATTACGACTGCACTATAGATTGAAAGCCGTAATGAACTATCAGAGCAATTAAATTGTATACATTTGAGGTGAATGACATGGAACCATTTTTACCACAACTCGTATATATTGAGCCTAGAGCAATGGAGTACGAGTTAGGTCGAAATCTGAGAAAAAAATTTGAAGATATGGGTATTGAAATTAGAGAAACAACTTCACATAACCAAGTACGTAACTTGCCGGGAAATAATGAGTTTCAGAAGTATCGAAATGCTAAATCAACATTAGTTGTAGGTGTAAGGAAGACGTTGAAATTTGACACTTCAAAACCATCGGCAGAATATGCCATTCCATTAGCAACAGGTTGTATGGGGCATTGTCATTATTGTTATCTACAAACGACATTAGGTTCTAAGCCTTATATCCGTACGTACGTTAATCTAGAAGAAATATTTGACCAAGCAGAAAAATATATGCAAGAAAGAATGCCAGACATTACAAGGTTTGAGGCAGCGTGTACGAGTGATATTGTTGGAATTGATCATCTTACACATTCACTGAAACAAGCGATCGAATATTTTGGAGAAAAAGAGTATGCTCAACTAAGATTTGTTACGAAATTTCACCATGTAGATCATTTGTTAGATGCAAAACATAATGGAAGAACTCGCTTTCGATTTAGTGTTAACTCTAGGTTTGTAATTGATAATTTTGAACCGGGAACTTCTTCTTTTGATGAGCGAATTGAGGCTGCTAGAAAAGTTGCACTGGCAGATTATCCGTTAGGTTTTATCGTTGCTCCAATTTACCGACATGATAATTGGGAAGATGGTTACTATGAGTTATTTGAACGGTTAGAGAAGGCATTAAGAGACTTGAAAATTGAAGATATTACATTTGAACTTATTCAGCATCGATATACAAAACCAGCTAAACGGGTAATCGAGAAACGTTATCCTAAAACTAAACTTGAAATGAATGAGGATAAACGTAAATACAAATGGGGGAGGTACGGTATAGGTAAGTATGTCTATCCAACCGATCAAGCAAAAGAGTTAGAAGAAACACTTAAAGGTTATATACACAAATTCTTTCCACAAGCTGAAATTCAATACTTTACTTAGCTTGTCAGCACAAATGAAGTGTTGTAATATTGATTATATGGAAGTTTTTTCACGTATTATTTGATTTTTAATACTTGATCTAAACTTGGACAACCTAGTTAAAGGTAAAAGTAAATTGTGAGTAGTGAAAATTTCCGATGAATTATAATATAAAAAGCCACTATAGATTGAAGCTTCGTTTTATAGCAAAACATTAGTAATTGGGGGAAATGAAATGCCGACGCCAAGTATGGAAGATTACATTGAACAAATATATATGTTAATTGATGAAAAAGGATACGCGAGAGTATCGGATATTGCAGAAAATTTGTCGGTGCATCCATCCTCCGTTACAAAAATGGTGCAAAAATTAGATAAAGATGAATATCTAATATATGAAAAATATCGTGGTTTAGTGCTTACACCTAAGGGCAAAAAAATAGGGAAACGACTTGTTTTTCGTCATGAGTTGCTTGAAGAATTTTTGAGTCTTATAGGTGTGGAAGAAGATAAGATTTATAATGATGTTGAAGGAATTGAGCATCATTTGAGTTGGGAATCAATCGATCGAATTGGAGATCTTGTTCAATATTTTACTGAAGATAAGTCACGTGTGGATGATTTGCGAGAAACACAAAAAAAGAAAACAACAAATAATTAATGTATCTAGAACCCGGCTTATGCTGGGTTTTTTGATGTTTTAAAAACCACTTAACATTAATAAATGTATCTAAATAACAAATTATTGATCGGTTTGAATTTTCGTTATTTTCTGTACTAAATGGTGAGCTTTTCGCTTAGGATGATAGTAAGCTGTTCCTGATAAGGGAGATGGTATGGATATGTATGTAGACGGTGTATTTTCTGGAGGAGGAATGAAGGCAATTGCCCTTGTAGGAGCACTACAAGTAACAGAAGAGCGTGGAATTCAATTTCGACGTGTCGCTGGAACGAGTGCAGGATCTATAATGGCGGCTTTCGTTGCAGCTGGGTTTCGTAGTCCTGAAATCCTTCAAGTGTTAGAAGAATTCGATACGAGAAAATTCATGGATGCTCCTAAGACTTTTTTTCCTCTCTTTAAGTGGGTGAGGTTATATTGGAAATTAGGTTTATATAAAGGTAATGAATTAGAAAACTGGGTTGAAGAGCGCTTAAAAGGTCGAGGGATTCGAACATTTGCTGATATACCAAAAGGTTCGCTTCGAATCATTGCTTCTGACCTAACACGAGGTGAAATTGTAATTATACCAGATGATTTATACAAATATGGTCTTCGTTCTGATAACTTCTCAATAGCAAAAGCAGTTCGTATGAGCTGTAGCCTTCCTTATTTCTTTCAACCAGTAAAATTATATTCAGTTAATGGGGAAAAGAGTATCATCGTCGATGGTGGTATGTTGAGTAACTTTCCGGTCTGGTTGTTTATGAGAGAGAATAGACGTCCTGTATTAGGGTTTAAATTAAGTGCTAATCTAGAAAATACACCTGAACATAAAATTAAAAACGGAATTGATATGTATCATGCTTTGTTTGCAACAATGAAGGACGCTCATGATGCGCGTTATATTTCTTCAACTTTTAAGGATAGTACAATCTTCATACCTGTTAATTCTGTATTGGTAGAAGAGTTTGAAATTAGTAAAGCAAAGAAAGAGCAGATGATCATGCTTGGGCGTAATCGAGCAGAAAATTTCTTTAAAAACTGGAGTTATTAATGCGTATTCTAAAATGATTATAAAAGTGTAAAGTATCACCTTTCACATACAAACATAAGATTTTTAATGACATTTTGAATAAATTGACTTGATAAATAGTATATTACTCATCTTAGGAAATTCACTTTCATTACCTGAGAAAAAAGGCAAAAAAAGTCGGACATCTCTAAAATAGTGCCCGATTTCTTTTTTTGCCTTTTTTTCCTTCTATTACAGTAAGGTTTGTATCTCTTCGTTTACGTGAAGCAGATGTTTTACTTTTGTTAGTGGTTGTTTTCGGTTTGTTTTTCATTTGAACTTTTTTTGGCATTATTGATGTGGAATCTTTAGCGGTTGGAGATGTTTTGTATTTGTTTTTTGATTGTTTTACTGCCTTTCGATAGGCTGAATAATCACTGTTACTATAACGGCGGTTCATGATTGAACTGAAAATAAAGAGAAGAAGTACCACGATACCAGCGGTTATAATCAACTGCATAATTAACGACATTGGATTGGTGAACAGCTTATATAATAAACCGAAAGCGGCTAATCCGATAAGAATCGACACAATTGGGTTAATTTGGCGAAACACGCAGTCACCTCCTAATAGGATTATAAATTATCCAATTTGTAATTTACTCTTTTCGTTGTCGTATGTTTCTTCTTGTTCAAGCATTTTTTTGAATGAAGCAATTGCAACTTCAACTTGTTGGTCATTTGGTTCTTTCGTTGTCAATAGCTGCAACCAAAGACCAGGGTAACCGAGATAACGAAGAACTGGGACTTGACGTAATTTATTTGTAAATTGTAATACTTCAAATGCAATTCCTAGAACAACAGGAATCAAAGCAAGACGATTTACTACACGAAACCATAGAGGTTCAGTTGGAACTAATAAATATACGAAGACACCAATAACGACAGTAAATAAGATAAAACTACTACCACAACGGTAATGAAGTCGTGAATGGCTTTGTACATTTTCAACAGTTAGTTCATCGTTATTTTCGTAAGTGTTAATGACTTTATGCTCTGCACCATGATATTGAAATAGACGTTTAATTAATGGTGTCAATGAAATAGCGTAAATATAACCTAATAACAGAATGAGCTTAAATAAACCTTCAAGTAAGTTTTGCTCAAGATGCCCTGGGAAAATTGGTCTCAATGAAGCTGCAACAAATGCAGGTGTTAATGTAAAGATGAATTTCCCGAATAAAAAGGAGAGAATACCTACACCTGCAACACCTAAAATCATTGTGAGCTTAGAATCTTGGACTTGCTCAAGTGTATGGTCTTCATCAGGAGAAAGTTCATAACGTTCACTTGAGAAATTTAAATGTTTTGACCCGTTAGCACTTGCTTCAATGATTGCAATAATACCACGCAAAAATGGGATTTTTTTAAATTTATTTAATACTGGTCGTTCTTTTTTATCTGTTACGAGATAATCAATTGAGTTATCATTACGTCGAATCGCTGTTACAGATGTATGTTTCCCACCGAACATAACACCTTCAATTACGGCTTGCCCACCGTATGCTTTTTGTTTCTCTTTGGACATACTACATCAACCTACTTTTCTATTATTGACTTATAACATGATGTTATTGCCATATTAAATATGTTTAAAAGTCTGAGAAAGATGGAATTACATAGATGAATAAGTTTGTTTTATTTCCATTCGCCTACCATGAAAACGTATTTTCGAGTGCTCCAACTGTACGAAGTCATATTTGTTTCCATTCTTTCTATCATCCTTTTGTTACATATACTAATAATTCATATTCTACAGCAAATGTAATGAATCCTCTAGGTTGATGATTATATTTATTATTCCCTAAATGGAGAATTTTACACCTTCTATTTCTTCTGGTATTCAAATTTTATCACGTTTCAATTGACGCTAAGATTTCCACTTCAAAACTTTGGAGAACCAACGAAGTTGAAGTTGGATAGAGCCTTGGTCATACTCCTGAGGTATAAGCGTCAGTAATTACCTGATTGGTTCAACTAACCATCAGTGGAGGATGAAGGAATACCTCCACTGATGGAAGGTTCACTTTATAATAATGTCTCTCATTAACATTACTTGAGTAGGACATAATAAGGTGTGGAGGTGGTTGAAATGAGTCATCAAGAAACGATGTCTAAGTCGAACGAACATTTAGAGCAAAATAAGCGTGAAGTACCAATGTCACGTGCTGCTAGAATTGCATCAATTGGATTTAGTGGAGGGCTAATATGGAGCTCTGTTGGATTTATTACGTATTATTTTAATTTTGTAGAATGGAACCCATCATTTGTTTTAGAAGCAATAACAACTGGTGATTGGCGAGCTGGTGTACTTGGAACCTTCATCGGTATTCTATTTATATCTATAATATCCATAGGTGTTGCATTTGTTTACAGCTTTGCATTAAAGCAAGTAGATAATGTATTTGGAGGGATTTTATTTGGGTTAGCATTGTGGGGGGCGGTATTTTACTTGTTTAATCCACTATTCCCTAGTGTAAAACCAGTTTCTGAATGGGATTTTAATTCAATTGTTACGTCGCTATGTTTATATATCTTATATGGTGTATTTGTTGGATATTCAATATCATTTGACGCAAAAGAAATGGAGGAGGCACAAAAAGCAGAGGTGAAAGAAAACTATTCAAGTGAATAGTTATATGATAAGATATACTTGGAATTTTTGTCCTAAGTCATGCAAATAAGTGCTTAAATGATGTGTAAAAGGAGCTGAATATCCATGCGTATACTTGTGTTGAACGGCCCGAACTTAAATCGGTTAGGTAAACGTGAACCGGGCATATATGGAAGTGAATCATTAGCTCAGTTAGAACAGCAGCTCCGCGAGTCATCAAAAGACGATAAAATCACAATAGATTTTTTTCAATCCAATCATGAAGGTGAAATAATTGACCACATACATGATGCCGAAAGTTATGACGGCATCATTTTAAATGCAGGGGCATTCACTCATTATAGTTATGCAATTCGTGATGCAATTGCAAGTGTGAATGTTCCAGTGGTAGAAGTACATATTTCGAATATTCATACAAGAGAACCATTTAGACATCATTCGGTCATTTCACCAGTTGTGATTGGACAAATCGCTGGGTTTGGCTTTTTTGGTTATCAAATGGCGTTATCAGCATTGAAACAACATGTTGGAAAGGATTGAGAGAATGGAGAGACTACAAAAGTTTCGTGATCAATTTGCAACATTACATGTAGATGGATTACTTATAACAAGTGAGAAGAACCGTCGTTATATGACTGGTTTTACTGGCAGTGCTGGAGTTGTCTTGATTTCTGCTGACCGTGCTGCATTCATTACTGATTTTCGTTATATGGAGCAAGCAGATAAGCAAGTAAAAGGGTTTGAAATCGTACAGCATAAAGGCACGATTCAAGATGAAGTTGCAAAAGTTGCAAAAGACATGGGAATTGAGAAGTTAGGTTTTGAACAAGAACATCTTACATTTGCTCAATTTCGTACATATGAGGAAAATATCTCAAGTGACTTAGTACCAATATCAGGTGCTGTTGAGAAATTACGATTGATTAAATCTGAAGATGAAGTTGCAATTATTCAAGATGCGGTTAATATTGCGGATGCTGCTTTTGAACATATTTTAACGTTCATTCGTCCAGGATTAACAGAGCTTGAGGTTTCAAATGAATTAGAGTTTTTCATGCGTAAGCAAGGAGCTACTTCTTCTTCATTTGACATCATTGTTGCTTCAGGACATCGTTCAGCATTACCTCATGGTGTTGCTTCAGATAAGAAGATTGAGTCAGGTGAACTTGTGACACTTGATTTTGGAGCATTATACAAAGGTTATGTATCTGATATTACTCGCACAATTGCGGTTGGAGAAGTGGAACCGAAATTGAAAGAGATTTACGATGTTGTGTTACAAGCACAATTACGTGGAGTGAATCATACAAAAGCAGGTATGACAGGTATTGAGGCAGATG from Bacillus solimangrovi encodes:
- the mntR gene encoding transcriptional regulator MntR; this translates as MPTPSMEDYIEQIYMLIDEKGYARVSDIAENLSVHPSSVTKMVQKLDKDEYLIYEKYRGLVLTPKGKKIGKRLVFRHELLEEFLSLIGVEEDKIYNDVEGIEHHLSWESIDRIGDLVQYFTEDKSRVDDLRETQKKKTTNN
- a CDS encoding DUF1385 domain-containing protein produces the protein MSKEKQKAYGGQAVIEGVMFGGKHTSVTAIRRNDNSIDYLVTDKKERPVLNKFKKIPFLRGIIAIIEASANGSKHLNFSSERYELSPDEDHTLEQVQDSKLTMILGVAGVGILSFLFGKFIFTLTPAFVAASLRPIFPGHLEQNLLEGLFKLILLLGYIYAISLTPLIKRLFQYHGAEHKVINTYENNDELTVENVQSHSRLHYRCGSSFILFTVVIGVFVYLLVPTEPLWFRVVNRLALIPVVLGIAFEVLQFTNKLRQVPVLRYLGYPGLWLQLLTTKEPNDQQVEVAIASFKKMLEQEETYDNEKSKLQIG
- a CDS encoding YqhR family membrane protein, encoding MSHQETMSKSNEHLEQNKREVPMSRAARIASIGFSGGLIWSSVGFITYYFNFVEWNPSFVLEAITTGDWRAGVLGTFIGILFISIISIGVAFVYSFALKQVDNVFGGILFGLALWGAVFYLFNPLFPSVKPVSEWDFNSIVTSLCLYILYGVFVGYSISFDAKEMEEAQKAEVKENYSSE
- a CDS encoding rhodanese-like domain-containing protein codes for the protein MALGAIAIYIVITQLIQRRYLKTLTEEEFKEGYRKAQLIDVREPDEFDRGHILGARNIPLTQMRTRKQEIRTDKPVYIYCQNSFRCARAASTLHKLGCKDINQLQGGFRKWGGRIKKKN
- a CDS encoding vitamin B12-dependent ribonucleotide reductase, coding for MMVTVNADKQLSVNVEKLNSEIRLFPQVHPITEDMEITHKGVSRLVMLDRYAFKDTEKITLSEGDFVVLTIKADPKFPARGLGYIQQVDLEKKQATVKVESDYIGALDNPEEAQTGIIVRSLDVIDKPLEIYYEQIAMRNATGLASVEKTEDKRKEWFKKFYKELVSLNFVPAGRVLYGAGSNTDVTYFNCYVMPFVQDSREGISEHRKQVMEIMSRGGGVGTNGSTLRPRNALARGVNGKSSGSVSWLDDIAKLTHLVEQGGSRRGAQMIMLSVTHPDVVEFIISKMQNPRILRFLIETTQDEHINRLAKEKLNFKPLSETERDMYQGIVNYKKIAGQGGFTAQVIKEAEEKLETGGTYSVHNPDFLTGANISVCLTKEFMDAVENDDVFELKFPDVENYNEQEMKEYNEKWHSIGDVREWERMGYKVRTYRAIKAKELWNLINICATYSAEPGIFFIDNANEMTNATAYGQKVVATNPCGEQPLAPYSVCNLAAVNLAEMADKDNKTVDFEKLRETVRVGVRMQDNVIDATPYFLEENKKQALGERRVGLGVMGLHDLLIYCETEYGSAKGNELIDNIFETIATTAYSESVELAKEKGSFPYLEGTTAEESMKIRHRFTETGFMKRMPEDVRESIIEHGIRNSHLLTVAPTGSTGTMVGVSTGLEPYFSFSYYRSGRLGKFIEVKADILQEYLDRHPEVDANELPAWFISAMELSPEAHADVQCVIQRWVDSSISKTVNAPKGYTVEQVEGVYERLYRGGAKGGTVYVDGSRDAQVLTLTKEENSFDDKQEEQAKDTSHVVLVDTINALRSTDVTIGSEVGNTCPVCRQGTVEEIGGCNTCTNCNAQLKCGL
- a CDS encoding SA1362 family protein; protein product: MFRQINPIVSILIGLAAFGLLYKLFTNPMSLIMQLIITAGIVVLLLFIFSSIMNRRYSNSDYSAYRKAVKQSKNKYKTSPTAKDSTSIMPKKVQMKNKPKTTTNKSKTSASRKRRDTNLTVIEGKKGKKRNRALF
- the splB gene encoding spore photoproduct lyase: MEPFLPQLVYIEPRAMEYELGRNLRKKFEDMGIEIRETTSHNQVRNLPGNNEFQKYRNAKSTLVVGVRKTLKFDTSKPSAEYAIPLATGCMGHCHYCYLQTTLGSKPYIRTYVNLEEIFDQAEKYMQERMPDITRFEAACTSDIVGIDHLTHSLKQAIEYFGEKEYAQLRFVTKFHHVDHLLDAKHNGRTRFRFSVNSRFVIDNFEPGTSSFDERIEAARKVALADYPLGFIVAPIYRHDNWEDGYYELFERLEKALRDLKIEDITFELIQHRYTKPAKRVIEKRYPKTKLEMNEDKRKYKWGRYGIGKYVYPTDQAKELEETLKGYIHKFFPQAEIQYFT
- a CDS encoding lipoate--protein ligase family protein produces the protein MAKETWRFIDSGNCTPSYNMALDEALLNWHSEGKIPPTIRFYGWNPPTLSVGYFQQVKREINMEAVERYGLGFVRRPTGGRGVLHDKELTYSVIVSEDHPEMPKTVVEAYRVISEGILEGFKGLGLDAYFAIPRTDEERQSLKNPRSSVCFDAPSWYELVVEGRKVAGSAQTRQKGVILQHGSILLDIDEDMLFDLFKYKNERLRERMQKMFSQKAVAINELTKQPVTIDEASKAFKIGFEKGLNIELEPYELSESEKEYVHQIAKERYENDEWNFRR
- a CDS encoding patatin-like phospholipase family protein, which translates into the protein MYVDGVFSGGGMKAIALVGALQVTEERGIQFRRVAGTSAGSIMAAFVAAGFRSPEILQVLEEFDTRKFMDAPKTFFPLFKWVRLYWKLGLYKGNELENWVEERLKGRGIRTFADIPKGSLRIIASDLTRGEIVIIPDDLYKYGLRSDNFSIAKAVRMSCSLPYFFQPVKLYSVNGEKSIIVDGGMLSNFPVWLFMRENRRPVLGFKLSANLENTPEHKIKNGIDMYHALFATMKDAHDARYISSTFKDSTIFIPVNSVLVEEFEISKAKKEQMIMLGRNRAENFFKNWSY